A window from Canis aureus isolate CA01 chromosome 23, VMU_Caureus_v.1.0, whole genome shotgun sequence encodes these proteins:
- the LOC144295446 gene encoding olfactory receptor 51A7-like, translated as MFALNTSEVEISTFLLIGIPGLEHVHIWISIPICFMYLLAILGNCTILFVIRTEPSLHEPMYYFLSMLALSDLGLSFSSLPSMMRIFLFNAMEISADACIAQEFFIHGFTDMESSVLLIMSFDRFLAIRNPLRYSSILTSSRVLHIGLTFAIKSILLVLPLPFTLKRLQYCNKRLLSHSYCLHQDVMKLACSDNRVNFYYGLFVALCMMSDSVFIAVSYVFILKTVLGIASHGERLKALNTCVSHICAVLIFYVPIITLATMHRFAKHKSPLAMILIADAFLLVPPLMNPIVYCVKTRQIRVKVLEKLSLKSK; from the coding sequence ATGTTTGCTCTCAATACCTCAGAAGTTGAAATCTCCACCTTCCTGTTGATTGGAATCCCAGGGCTTGAGCATGTGCACATTTGGATCTCCATCCCCATCTGCTTCATGTACCTCCTGGCCATCCTGGGCAACTGCACCATCCTATTTGTTATCAGGACAGAGCCTTCTCTGCATGAGCCTATGTACTATTTCCTCTCTATGCTGGCCCTATCTGACCTGGGcttgtctttctcttctcttccctccatgATGAGGATCTTCTTGTTCAATGCCATGGAGATTTCTGCTGATGCATGTATTGCCCAGGAATTTTTCATCCATGGATTCACAGACATGGAATCCTCAGTGCTTCTAATCATGTCCTTTGATCGCTTTCTAGCCATTCGCAACCCCCTGAGGTATAGCTCTATTCTTACCAGCTCCAGAGTTTTGCATATTGGACTGACATTTGCTATTAAAAGCATTCTACtagttcttcctcttcctttcacttTAAAGAGACTCCAATACTGTAATAAACGCCTGCTTTCACACTCCTACTGCCTCCACCAGGATGTGATGAAACTGGCCTGCTCTGACAATAGGGTTAACTTTTACTATGGTCTGTTTGTTGCACTCTGCATGATGTCAGACAGTGTGTTCATTGCAGTTTCCTATGTGTTCATCCTGAAGACTGTATTGGGTATTGCTTCCCATGGGGAGCGACTGAAAGCCCTTAATACCTGTGTGTCCCACATCTGTGCTGTGCTCATCTTCTATGTGCCCATCATCACCTTGGCTACCATGCATCGCTTTGCCAAGCATAAATCCCCTCTGGCTATGATTCTGATAGCTGATGCATTTTTGTTGGTACCACCTTTGATGAACCCTATTGTGTATTGTGTAAAAACTCGGCAGATTAGAGTAAAAGTCCTGGAAAAACTGAGTCTAAAGTCTAAATGA